A genome region from Dickeya chrysanthemi NCPPB 402 includes the following:
- a CDS encoding ATP-dependent endonuclease, protein MYLERVEIVGFRGINRLSLTLDDNTVLIGENAWGKSSLLDALSLLLTPSPPLYHFDLQDFHFTPGDEASRERHLQVIFTFCESAPGHHLAPRYRSLSPVWIKGEGRLHRIFYRLEGEMDESQAIFTWRSFLDANGQALALENIDWLASEVVRLHPVLRLRDARFIRRFRTGTLMPQLDDNERLSRQFEALVRELAQNPNRLTNQELRQGLVAMRQLVEHYFSEQSADPNDRRHHRHARAGNGRAWRSLDNINRMISGSHNRSRRIILLELFSTLLQAKGSAVLDPHARPLLLIEDPETRLHPIMLSVAWGLLTQLPLQKITTTNSGELLSLVPVEQVCRLVRESAKVATYRIGRQGMTQEDSRRITFHIRFNRPASLFARCWLLVEGETEVWMLSELARQCGHHFEAEGVRVIEFAQAGLRPLLKFAYRMGIEWHVLVDGDDAGKKYAATVRSLLQSQGESERDHLTMLPALDMEHFMYRNGFSQVYHRIAQLPEPVPLSAAKIITKAIHRTSKPDLAIEVAIEAASLGESAIPPLIRSMFSRVLWLARGRAD, encoded by the coding sequence ACCGACTGTCGCTGACGCTGGATGACAATACCGTGCTGATCGGTGAGAACGCCTGGGGCAAGTCCAGCCTGTTGGATGCGCTTTCTCTGTTGCTGACGCCGTCGCCGCCCCTCTATCACTTTGATCTGCAAGATTTTCATTTTACACCGGGTGATGAAGCCAGCCGTGAACGCCACCTGCAGGTGATCTTTACCTTTTGCGAATCAGCTCCCGGGCATCATTTGGCTCCCCGTTATCGTTCGTTATCGCCGGTATGGATCAAGGGTGAAGGGCGCTTGCACCGCATTTTTTATCGTCTGGAAGGGGAAATGGATGAAAGCCAGGCGATTTTTACCTGGCGCAGCTTTCTGGATGCCAATGGTCAGGCGTTGGCGCTGGAGAATATCGACTGGCTGGCCAGCGAGGTGGTCCGATTACATCCGGTTCTGCGGCTGCGTGATGCGCGTTTTATTCGCCGTTTTCGCACCGGCACACTAATGCCGCAACTCGATGATAATGAACGGCTATCGCGCCAGTTTGAGGCGCTGGTGCGCGAATTGGCGCAGAATCCCAACCGGCTGACCAATCAGGAACTGCGGCAAGGTCTGGTGGCGATGCGCCAACTGGTTGAGCACTATTTCTCCGAGCAGAGTGCAGATCCGAACGACAGGCGTCATCATCGCCATGCGCGTGCCGGCAATGGCCGGGCGTGGCGCTCGCTGGATAACATCAACCGCATGATTTCCGGCTCCCACAACCGCAGTCGCCGCATTATTCTGCTGGAGCTGTTTTCCACCCTGTTACAGGCTAAGGGTTCGGCGGTGCTTGACCCGCATGCACGGCCATTGCTGCTGATTGAAGACCCGGAAACCCGGTTGCATCCGATCATGCTGTCGGTGGCGTGGGGGCTGTTGACGCAATTGCCGTTGCAGAAGATCACCACCACCAACTCGGGTGAATTGCTATCGCTGGTGCCGGTCGAGCAGGTGTGCCGTCTGGTACGTGAATCGGCGAAGGTGGCGACTTACCGTATTGGTCGTCAGGGGATGACCCAGGAAGACAGCCGCCGCATCACCTTCCACATTCGTTTCAATCGCCCGGCGTCTTTGTTTGCGCGCTGTTGGCTGCTGGTGGAAGGCGAAACCGAAGTCTGGATGCTCAGTGAACTGGCGCGTCAGTGCGGGCATCATTTTGAGGCGGAAGGGGTGAGGGTTATCGAGTTTGCGCAGGCAGGGCTAAGACCGCTACTGAAATTCGCCTATCGCATGGGGATTGAATGGCATGTGCTGGTCGATGGCGATGACGCCGGGAAAAAATACGCGGCGACGGTCCGTAGTTTGTTGCAATCACAGGGCGAATCCGAGCGCGACCATTTAACGATGCTGCCGGCGCTGGACATGGAGCACTTCATGTACCGTAATGGGTTTAGTCAGGTTTACCATCGTATTGCGCAATTACCGGAGCCGGTGCCGTTATCAGCGGCTAAAATCATTACCAAGGCAATTCATCGGACGTCGAAACCGGATCTGGCGATTGAGGTAGCGATAGAGGCCGCATCGCTGGGGGAGTCGGCGATTCCTCCGCTGATTCGCAGTATGTTTTCGCGGGTATTGTGGCTGGCGCGCGGACGGGCGGATTAA
- the cspD gene encoding cold shock-like protein CspD, producing the protein METGTVKWFNNAKGFGFICPESGGEDIFAHYSTIQMDGYRTLKAGQVVQFTVHQGPKGNHASLIVPVAGETVA; encoded by the coding sequence ATGGAGACAGGTACTGTTAAATGGTTCAATAACGCCAAAGGCTTTGGTTTTATTTGTCCCGAGAGCGGTGGTGAAGATATTTTCGCCCACTATTCAACCATTCAGATGGACGGCTACAGGACGCTGAAAGCAGGTCAGGTGGTGCAATTTACCGTGCACCAGGGGCCTAAAGGAAATCACGCCAGTCTGATCGTACCGGTCGCCGGTGAAACGGTCGCCTGA
- the clpS gene encoding ATP-dependent Clp protease adapter ClpS produces the protein MGNHSTGPQTDDLTKEHYTEALQPPSMYKVILNNDDYTPMEFVIDVLQKFFSYDIERATQLMLTVHYQGKAICGVYSAEVAETKVEQVNRYARENEHPLLCTLEKA, from the coding sequence ATGGGAAATCATAGCACCGGGCCACAGACCGACGACCTGACCAAAGAGCATTATACTGAAGCTTTGCAGCCGCCATCGATGTATAAAGTGATACTTAACAATGACGATTACACGCCGATGGAATTTGTTATTGACGTTCTGCAAAAGTTCTTTTCTTATGATATTGAACGTGCAACGCAACTGATGCTTACGGTTCACTATCAAGGTAAAGCCATCTGCGGCGTATATAGCGCCGAAGTGGCGGAAACCAAGGTGGAGCAGGTGAACCGCTATGCCAGGGAGAACGAGCATCCGTTGCTCTGTACGCTGGAAAAAGCCTGA
- the clpA gene encoding ATP-dependent Clp protease ATP-binding subunit ClpA: protein MLNQELELSLNMAFARAREHRHEFMTVEHLLLALLSNPSAREALEACTVDLAVLRQELETFIEQTTPTLPQNDEERDTQPTLSFQRVLQRAVFHVQSSGRSEVSGANVLVAIFSEQESQAAYLLRKHDVSRLDVVNFISHGTRKEESGPAANPENPVNEEQAGGEERMENFTTNLNQLARVGGIDPLIGRDSELERTIQVLCRRRKNNPLLVGESGVGKTAIAEGLAWRIVQGDVPEVMAGCTIYSLDIGSLLAGTKYRGDFEKRFKSLLKQLEQDQSSILFIDEIHTIIGAGAASGGQVDAANLIKPLLSSGKIRVVGSTTYQEFSNIFEKDRALARRFQKIDITEPSVEETVQIINGLKPKYEAHHDVRYTAKAVRAAVELAVKYINDRHLPDKAIDVIDEAGARCRLLPASKRKKTVNVADIESVVARIARIPEKTVSASDRDVLRNLGDRLKMLVFGQDKAIEALTEAIKMSRAGLGHERKPVGSFLFAGPTGVGKTEVTVQLAKALDIELLRFDMSEYMERHTVSRLIGAPPGYVGYDQGGLLTDAVIKHPHSVLLLDEIEKAHPDVFNLLLQVMDNGTLTDNNGRKADFRNVIVVMTTNAGVRETQRKSIGLIQQDNSSDAMEEIKKVFTPEFRNRLDGIIWFNHLSADVIQQVVDKFIVELQAQLDAKGVSLEVSEEARNWLAEKGYDKAMGARPMARVIQENLKKPLANELLFGSLVDGGSVKVELDAPAQQLTYRFLSAQKTKTEGAVH from the coding sequence ATGCTCAATCAAGAACTGGAACTCAGTCTCAACATGGCTTTCGCCAGAGCGCGTGAGCACCGGCATGAGTTTATGACCGTGGAGCATCTGTTGCTGGCGCTGCTCAGCAACCCCTCCGCACGCGAGGCATTGGAAGCTTGTACGGTCGATTTGGCAGTTCTGCGTCAGGAACTGGAAACCTTTATCGAACAGACCACACCCACACTGCCGCAAAATGACGAAGAACGTGATACTCAGCCGACGCTGAGTTTCCAGCGCGTGTTGCAACGTGCCGTGTTCCACGTGCAGTCGTCGGGGCGTAGCGAGGTGTCCGGCGCTAACGTCCTGGTCGCCATCTTCAGCGAGCAGGAGTCTCAGGCGGCCTATCTGCTGCGTAAACACGACGTCAGCCGGTTGGATGTGGTGAATTTTATTTCACATGGTACGCGCAAAGAAGAGTCCGGCCCGGCTGCAAATCCGGAAAATCCGGTGAATGAAGAACAGGCTGGCGGGGAGGAGCGTATGGAAAACTTCACCACTAATCTCAACCAGCTTGCCCGGGTGGGAGGCATCGACCCGCTGATTGGCCGCGACAGCGAACTGGAGCGTACCATTCAGGTGCTATGCCGCCGCCGTAAAAATAACCCGTTGTTGGTCGGTGAATCCGGCGTGGGGAAAACCGCCATTGCCGAAGGGCTGGCCTGGCGTATCGTGCAGGGCGACGTGCCGGAGGTGATGGCTGGCTGCACAATCTACTCGCTGGATATCGGTTCGTTGCTGGCGGGCACCAAATACCGCGGCGATTTCGAAAAACGCTTTAAATCGCTGCTCAAGCAACTGGAGCAAGACCAGAGCAGTATTCTGTTTATCGACGAAATTCACACGATTATCGGTGCGGGAGCCGCATCTGGCGGTCAGGTTGACGCCGCTAACCTGATCAAGCCGCTGCTGTCCAGCGGTAAGATTCGCGTCGTCGGTTCCACTACCTATCAGGAATTCAGCAATATCTTCGAAAAAGATCGAGCGCTGGCGCGTCGCTTCCAGAAAATCGATATTACCGAACCGAGTGTGGAAGAGACGGTACAGATCATTAACGGTCTGAAGCCGAAATACGAAGCGCACCACGATGTGCGGTATACCGCTAAGGCGGTTCGCGCGGCGGTGGAACTGGCGGTGAAATACATTAATGATCGCCATCTGCCGGACAAGGCCATCGACGTTATCGACGAAGCCGGTGCGCGTTGCCGCCTGTTGCCTGCCAGCAAACGCAAGAAAACCGTCAATGTGGCGGATATTGAATCGGTGGTCGCCCGTATTGCCCGCATTCCGGAGAAAACCGTTTCCGCCAGCGATCGTGATGTGCTGCGTAATCTGGGGGATCGCCTGAAAATGCTGGTGTTCGGGCAGGATAAAGCCATTGAGGCGTTGACCGAGGCCATTAAGATGAGCCGTGCCGGATTGGGCCATGAGCGTAAGCCGGTCGGGTCGTTCCTGTTTGCCGGCCCTACCGGGGTGGGTAAAACAGAAGTGACGGTGCAACTGGCGAAAGCGCTGGATATCGAATTGCTGCGTTTTGATATGTCTGAATACATGGAGCGCCACACGGTCAGCCGTTTGATTGGTGCGCCTCCGGGTTATGTGGGCTACGATCAGGGCGGTTTGCTTACCGATGCGGTCATCAAACACCCGCATTCGGTGCTGTTGCTTGATGAAATCGAAAAAGCGCACCCGGATGTGTTCAACCTGCTTTTACAGGTGATGGACAACGGTACGCTCACCGATAACAACGGCCGCAAAGCGGATTTCCGCAATGTGATCGTGGTGATGACGACCAACGCCGGCGTGCGGGAAACCCAGCGTAAGTCGATTGGTCTCATCCAGCAGGATAACAGCAGCGATGCGATGGAAGAGATCAAAAAGGTATTCACGCCGGAATTCCGCAATCGTCTGGATGGCATTATCTGGTTCAATCATCTGTCGGCAGACGTGATTCAGCAGGTGGTGGACAAGTTTATTGTCGAACTGCAGGCGCAACTGGATGCCAAAGGCGTATCGCTGGAAGTCAGCGAAGAAGCGCGTAACTGGCTGGCGGAAAAAGGATACGACAAGGCGATGGGCGCACGGCCGATGGCGCGTGTCATTCAGGAGAACCTCAAGAAACCGTTGGCAAATGAACTGCTGTTCGGCTCGCTGGTGGATGGGGGCTCGGTGAAGGTGGAGTTGGATGCACCTGCTCAGCAACTGACCTACCGCTTTCTGAGCGCGCAGAAAACCAAAACTGAAGGCGCAGTTCACTGA
- the infA gene encoding translation initiation factor IF-1: MAKEDNIEMQGTVLDTLPNTMFRVELENGHVVTAHISGKMRKNYIRILTGDKVTVELTPYDLSKGRIVFRSR, from the coding sequence ATGGCCAAAGAAGACAATATTGAAATGCAAGGCACCGTGCTGGATACGCTGCCCAACACCATGTTCCGCGTTGAGCTGGAAAACGGGCACGTGGTTACCGCTCATATCTCCGGTAAAATGCGTAAAAACTATATCCGCATCCTGACGGGTGACAAAGTGACTGTGGAACTGACCCCGTACGACCTGAGCAAAGGCCGCATTGTCTTCCGTAGCCGTTAA
- the aat gene encoding leucyl/phenylalanyl-tRNA--protein transferase, translating to MLLCELSPFSLQFPNPQTALRDPNGLLAYGGDLSPERVLSAYQQGIFPWFAPGEPILWWCPDPRAVLFPAQFHLSRSMRKFIRRTDYRVTLNQAFEAVIAACADEREEGTWIGDDIMQTYCRLHVSGLAHSVEVWLGEQLVGGLYGIAQGALFCGESMFSRADNASKYALATFLQHFVRHGGQLIDCQVLNDHTASLGACDIPRREFLYQLHQLQRQVLHNGCWHPQTLSPANPDQLLKGDK from the coding sequence ATGCTATTGTGTGAACTTTCTCCCTTCTCATTGCAGTTCCCTAATCCACAGACCGCTCTGCGCGACCCGAACGGGCTGTTGGCTTATGGCGGCGATCTGTCGCCGGAGCGGGTGCTGAGCGCTTATCAACAAGGAATTTTTCCGTGGTTTGCGCCGGGCGAACCAATCCTGTGGTGGTGCCCTGACCCACGGGCAGTGTTGTTTCCGGCACAGTTTCACCTTAGCCGGAGCATGAGAAAATTCATTCGGCGTACCGATTATCGGGTCACACTGAATCAGGCGTTTGAGGCGGTGATTGCCGCCTGCGCCGACGAGCGGGAGGAAGGCACCTGGATTGGTGACGATATCATGCAAACCTACTGCCGGTTACACGTGTCCGGACTGGCGCATTCGGTCGAAGTCTGGCTCGGTGAACAGTTGGTCGGCGGATTATACGGTATCGCCCAGGGGGCGCTATTTTGCGGTGAGTCGATGTTCAGCCGGGCTGACAATGCCTCCAAATATGCTCTGGCAACGTTTCTGCAGCATTTTGTACGCCACGGTGGTCAGTTGATTGACTGTCAGGTGCTTAACGACCACACTGCCTCTCTGGGAGCCTGTGATATCCCGAGACGCGAATTTCTGTATCAACTGCATCAGTTGCAACGGCAGGTATTGCACAACGGCTGTTGGCACCCGCAGACACTCTCTCCCGCCAATCCCGATCAACTGCTTAAAGGGGATAAATGA
- the cydC gene encoding heme ABC transporter ATP-binding protein/permease CydC, whose amino-acid sequence MQVLKPFLALYRRHFFQLILGIVLAILTLLASIGLLTLSGWFLAASAIAGLAGLTTFNYMLPAAGVRGAAILRTVSRYFERLVSHDATFRVLMHLRVFTFSRILPLSPGGLIRFRQAELLNRLVADVDTLDHLYLRVISPLVSALVVILALAYGLSWLDTSLAFTLASIMMALLVMLPLVFYRAGQPIGADLTALRAHYRVQLTTWLQGQAELAVFGALANFRQQLDVLEQRWFERQRQQAGLSALSQAILIAAGGLTATLLLWLAAGGVGGDSQPGALIALFVFTTLAAFEALAPVAGAFQHIGHVVASASRVDQLLKLHPPVTFPSQGPEQPAQVALTLDKVSFTYPEQRQPALHDISLTLAPGEHVALLGRTGCGKSTLLQLLTRAWDCSEGEIRLNDTPIAAWPESALRATMSVVPQRVHIFSATLRDNLQLAAPSASDAQLETVLTQVGLEKLLDDQGLNAWLGEGGRQLSGGEQRRIGVARALLHPAPLVLLDEPTEGLDADTEQRILQILRQHCLGRTLLVITHRLNGLESMDRLFVMDGGKMVEQGSHRSLIALQGRYWQFHQHL is encoded by the coding sequence ATGCAGGTACTTAAACCTTTTCTGGCACTGTATCGCCGCCATTTTTTTCAACTCATTTTGGGTATCGTACTGGCTATTCTGACGTTACTCGCCAGCATTGGTCTGTTGACGTTATCAGGCTGGTTTCTGGCTGCATCGGCTATTGCCGGTCTGGCGGGCTTAACCACCTTCAACTATATGCTGCCCGCTGCCGGCGTGCGCGGTGCGGCGATCCTGCGTACCGTCAGTCGTTACTTTGAGCGACTGGTAAGCCATGACGCCACCTTCCGCGTTCTGATGCATCTGCGGGTGTTCACGTTTAGCCGTATTCTACCGCTGTCGCCCGGCGGGCTGATTCGCTTTCGTCAGGCCGAGCTGCTTAACCGACTCGTGGCGGATGTGGACACGCTGGATCACCTTTACCTACGGGTTATTTCGCCACTGGTAAGCGCACTGGTGGTGATTCTGGCTCTGGCTTATGGGCTAAGCTGGTTGGATACATCGCTGGCATTCACGCTGGCGTCCATCATGATGGCGTTGTTAGTGATGCTGCCGTTGGTCTTTTACCGTGCCGGGCAACCCATCGGCGCTGACCTGACCGCATTACGCGCTCATTACCGGGTACAACTGACGACATGGCTCCAGGGGCAGGCAGAATTAGCCGTCTTTGGTGCACTGGCAAACTTTCGCCAGCAACTGGATGTGTTGGAACAGCGTTGGTTTGAACGGCAACGGCAGCAAGCCGGGCTCAGCGCATTGTCACAGGCTATCCTGATCGCTGCCGGCGGATTAACGGCAACTTTGTTGCTATGGCTGGCCGCGGGCGGTGTCGGCGGCGACAGCCAACCCGGTGCGCTTATCGCACTGTTTGTCTTTACCACTCTTGCCGCTTTTGAAGCACTGGCACCGGTCGCCGGCGCATTCCAGCACATCGGGCACGTAGTGGCTTCCGCCTCGCGAGTCGATCAATTGCTGAAACTCCACCCGCCGGTCACTTTCCCGTCTCAGGGGCCAGAGCAGCCGGCGCAGGTAGCATTGACGTTGGATAAAGTGAGCTTCACATACCCGGAACAACGCCAACCTGCACTGCACGATATTTCACTCACACTGGCGCCGGGCGAACATGTCGCATTGCTCGGGCGTACCGGTTGCGGCAAATCAACCCTGTTGCAATTACTCACCCGAGCCTGGGATTGCAGTGAAGGCGAAATCCGGCTTAACGACACCCCGATTGCGGCATGGCCGGAGTCCGCTTTGCGCGCAACCATGAGTGTCGTGCCCCAGCGCGTACACATTTTCAGCGCGACATTACGGGATAACTTGCAGTTGGCTGCGCCTTCTGCCAGCGACGCACAGTTGGAAACGGTGCTCACACAAGTCGGGCTGGAGAAACTGCTGGATGACCAAGGGCTCAATGCCTGGCTGGGTGAAGGCGGTCGTCAATTGTCCGGGGGCGAGCAGCGACGCATTGGTGTCGCTCGCGCCCTGCTCCACCCGGCACCGCTGGTGCTGCTGGATGAACCGACCGAAGGACTTGATGCCGACACGGAGCAACGCATACTGCAAATATTGCGGCAGCATTGTCTTGGCAGAACCCTGCTCGTGATTACCCATCGGCTCAATGGGCTGGAAAGCATGGACAGGCTGTTTGTAATGGACGGCGGGAAAATGGTGGAGCAAGGGTCACATCGCAGCCTGATAGCGTTGCAGGGACGTTACTGGCAATTTCATCAACACCTGTAG
- the cydD gene encoding heme ABC transporter permease/ATP-binding protein CydD, translated as MKDTRQRQLINWLKQQSRLAHRWLRLSLMLGMVSGLLIMAQAWLLASLLHALIIVHTPRTQLITLFLLLAATFLLRAIVSWIRERVGFRCGQAIRQHIRRQVLDRLQQLGPAWIQGKPAGSWATLILEQVDDMHDYYARYLPQMYLAAIIPVLILIIVFPVNWAAGLILFATAPLIPLFMAMVGMGAADANRRNFQALARLSGNFLDRLRGLDTLRLFHRGDAETDKIRQASEQFRSRTMEVLRMAFLSSGVLEFFASISIAVVAVYFGFSYLGELHFGSYGTGVTLFAGFLVLILAPEFFQPLRDLGTFYHAKAQAIGAAEALHRFMTAANEENGDATRPFQSDAPVTIIADELIILSPEGKALAGPLTFRLEAGQRVALVGPSGAGKSSLLNVLLGFLPYRGSITVNGEELRTLSPMSWRQHLSWVGQNPHLPEATLRQNVLLGRPQASDPILQQALERAYVHEFLPQLPQGLDTPLGDGAARLSVGQAQRVAVARALLHRCRLLLLDEPSASLDAHSEQRVMSALSEASQAQTTLLVTHQLNEIRDYDAIWVMADGQLVQQGDYLTLSQVDGPFAALLTQRRGEL; from the coding sequence ATGAAAGATACCCGACAACGACAACTGATCAACTGGCTGAAACAACAAAGCCGCCTGGCACACCGCTGGTTACGACTATCGCTCATGCTGGGCATGGTTAGCGGCCTGTTGATTATGGCGCAGGCATGGTTATTGGCTTCATTACTGCACGCACTGATTATCGTCCACACGCCGAGAACCCAACTCATCACCCTGTTTCTGCTACTGGCGGCGACATTCCTGTTGCGCGCAATCGTGAGTTGGATACGGGAGCGGGTCGGTTTCCGCTGTGGCCAGGCGATTCGCCAGCATATTCGCCGCCAGGTGTTGGACAGGCTGCAACAACTCGGGCCGGCCTGGATTCAAGGAAAACCGGCCGGCAGTTGGGCGACGTTGATTCTGGAACAAGTCGACGATATGCACGATTACTATGCCCGCTATCTGCCGCAGATGTATCTGGCGGCCATCATCCCCGTGCTGATACTGATTATCGTCTTTCCGGTGAACTGGGCTGCAGGATTGATCTTGTTCGCTACAGCGCCGCTGATTCCGCTGTTTATGGCGATGGTCGGTATGGGCGCTGCCGATGCTAACCGACGCAATTTCCAGGCATTAGCCAGATTAAGCGGTAACTTCCTTGACCGGCTACGCGGCCTGGATACCCTGCGCCTGTTTCATCGCGGCGATGCCGAGACCGACAAAATCCGCCAGGCCTCGGAGCAATTTCGCAGCCGGACGATGGAAGTGCTGCGTATGGCGTTTCTTTCTTCCGGCGTGCTGGAATTTTTCGCCTCGATTTCAATTGCCGTGGTTGCCGTCTACTTTGGTTTCTCCTATCTTGGCGAATTACACTTCGGTAGTTACGGCACCGGCGTAACGCTGTTTGCGGGTTTTCTGGTGTTGATTCTGGCGCCGGAATTCTTCCAGCCGCTGCGTGACCTCGGCACATTTTATCATGCCAAGGCGCAGGCCATCGGTGCTGCCGAAGCGCTACACCGCTTTATGACGGCCGCAAACGAGGAAAACGGCGACGCGACTCGCCCATTCCAAAGCGATGCACCCGTCACGATTATTGCCGATGAGCTTATTATCTTATCCCCCGAAGGCAAAGCACTGGCCGGGCCACTGACCTTCAGGCTGGAAGCCGGGCAACGCGTTGCACTGGTCGGGCCGAGCGGCGCCGGAAAAAGCTCTCTGCTCAATGTGCTGCTCGGTTTTCTGCCTTATCGTGGTTCGATAACCGTCAATGGCGAGGAGTTGCGCACCCTGTCACCGATGTCCTGGCGACAGCATCTTAGTTGGGTGGGGCAAAATCCTCATCTTCCGGAAGCCACGCTGCGACAGAACGTATTGCTAGGTCGTCCGCAGGCCAGCGATCCTATACTGCAGCAGGCGCTTGAGCGCGCTTACGTCCACGAATTTCTGCCGCAATTGCCGCAAGGTCTGGATACACCGTTAGGCGACGGGGCGGCACGTTTGTCTGTCGGTCAGGCTCAGCGGGTTGCGGTAGCGCGTGCGCTGTTGCACCGATGTCGCTTGCTGCTGCTGGATGAACCCTCCGCCAGCCTTGACGCCCACAGCGAGCAACGGGTGATGAGTGCGTTGAGCGAAGCCTCACAGGCTCAGACCACCTTGTTGGTCACGCATCAGTTAAACGAAATTCGGGACTATGACGCCATCTGGGTGATGGCCGACGGTCAGTTGGTCCAGCAAGGCGACTATCTTACCCTGAGTCAGGTTGATGGGCCGTTCGCCGCGCTCCTGACACAACGCCGGGGAGAGCTGTAA
- the trxB gene encoding thioredoxin-disulfide reductase, whose translation MSTAKHRKLLILGSGPAGYTAAVYAARANLNPLLITGMEKGGQLTTTTEVENWPGDPDDLTGPLLMERMHAHAAKFNTEIVFDHITRVDLQTRPFRLFGDSDEYTCDALIIATGASARYLGLPSEDAFKGKGVSACATCDGFFYRNQKVAVVGGGNTAVEEALYLSNIAAEVHLIHRRDSFRAEKILIDRLMAKVSSGNIVLHTNRTLDEVVGDEMGVTGVRLREAAGEATEQLDVAGVFIAIGHSPNTAIFGDQLVLENGYIKVQSGIHGNATQTSIPGVFAAGDVMDHIYRQAITSAGTGCMAALDAERYLDALAG comes from the coding sequence ATGAGCACAGCTAAACATCGTAAACTATTAATTCTGGGTTCAGGCCCGGCAGGCTATACCGCCGCGGTCTATGCTGCACGGGCAAACCTAAATCCACTGCTGATCACCGGGATGGAAAAAGGCGGTCAGTTGACCACCACCACCGAAGTAGAAAACTGGCCCGGCGACCCGGATGACTTGACCGGCCCGCTGCTGATGGAGCGCATGCACGCCCATGCCGCCAAGTTCAATACCGAAATCGTTTTTGATCATATTACCCGCGTCGACCTGCAAACCCGCCCGTTCCGCCTGTTCGGCGACAGCGATGAATACACGTGCGACGCTTTAATCATCGCCACCGGCGCATCCGCCCGTTATCTGGGGCTGCCGTCTGAAGACGCTTTCAAAGGGAAAGGCGTCTCCGCCTGTGCCACCTGTGACGGTTTCTTTTATCGCAATCAAAAAGTGGCGGTCGTCGGAGGCGGCAACACCGCCGTCGAAGAAGCGTTATACCTGTCCAATATTGCTGCTGAGGTGCATCTGATTCACCGCCGCGATAGCTTCCGCGCAGAAAAAATTCTGATCGACCGCCTGATGGCGAAAGTCAGCAGCGGCAATATCGTGCTGCACACCAATCGTACGCTGGATGAAGTCGTGGGCGACGAGATGGGCGTTACCGGCGTACGCCTGCGCGAAGCGGCTGGCGAGGCCACCGAACAACTGGATGTCGCAGGGGTCTTTATCGCTATCGGCCACAGCCCGAACACCGCCATTTTTGGTGATCAGTTGGTGCTGGAAAACGGCTATATCAAGGTGCAATCCGGTATTCACGGCAACGCAACACAAACCAGTATTCCCGGCGTGTTCGCTGCCGGTGATGTGATGGACCATATCTATCGCCAGGCCATCACCTCTGCCGGCACCGGTTGTATGGCGGCGCTGGACGCCGAACGTTATCTGGACGCACTCGCCGGATAA
- the lolA gene encoding outer membrane lipoprotein chaperone LolA yields the protein MIKIGLITGCLLTSLVSGAVYADAASDLQSRLSKVNSFHAGFTQKVTTNDGAAVQEGAGELWVKRPNLFNWKTTSPDESTLVSDGKTLWFYNPFVEQVTATWVKDATGNTPFILITRNDPKDWGKYNVSQKGDDFDLTPRAANGNLKRFSINVTSDGTIHGFTATEQDGQRSAYTLKNQQNGEIDAAKFRFTPPKGVAVDDQRQ from the coding sequence ATGATAAAAATAGGGTTGATAACGGGGTGTTTGCTCACCAGTCTGGTATCCGGTGCGGTTTATGCCGATGCCGCCAGCGATTTGCAAAGTCGCCTGAGCAAGGTGAACAGCTTCCATGCCGGTTTCACGCAGAAAGTCACGACCAATGACGGTGCTGCGGTGCAGGAAGGGGCGGGAGAATTGTGGGTGAAACGCCCGAATCTGTTCAACTGGAAAACCACATCGCCGGATGAAAGTACGCTGGTGTCTGATGGTAAAACCTTATGGTTTTACAATCCCTTCGTTGAACAGGTCACGGCAACCTGGGTAAAAGATGCCACCGGTAATACGCCGTTTATTTTGATCACCCGTAACGACCCGAAAGACTGGGGTAAATATAACGTAAGCCAGAAAGGGGATGATTTTGATCTAACGCCCCGTGCAGCCAATGGCAATCTGAAGCGTTTTTCCATTAATGTCACCAGCGATGGTACGATTCATGGATTTACCGCCACTGAACAGGATGGGCAGCGCAGCGCCTATACGCTGAAAAATCAGCAAAATGGCGAGATAGATGCCGCGAAGTTTCGTTTTACTCCGCCGAAAGGCGTCGCGGTGGACGACCAGCGTCAGTGA